In Salvia miltiorrhiza cultivar Shanhuang (shh) chromosome 4, IMPLAD_Smil_shh, whole genome shotgun sequence, the DNA window aaaaaaaaaaatgagaaaaatctTGGCTATGAGATGAGTCTCATTGCTGTAGAGCCAATGGCTTTAAAACGGATGGAGCCCACCTGCGAGTTCGAAAGCTTGCCTAATATGGATGCTCTTACCATCTCTATTCAGCCGACTTACAataaatttccaaattttcagttcaaaTAAATTCACACTACCAATCACTGAGTCCAATTTCGTAAACGTTGCCACATAGTGGCTGTAAAAGTTAGGTGCCCCTCTTACATAGGTATTCTATATCATAgcattaaataaaaagaaatggtCAAAATTAACCTATCTACTATTAgcttgaaaagaaaagaaactatCAACAGcatattaatatacatataaaatGAGACTTGAAACAAAATCTTAAGACTTTTTATTGGGCTAACCAATTAAAATTGATGCGTGTTAGAGATTAAAAACTTACGAGAATTCCAAATTGTTGAATCCGTCCAAAATGCAGCCGACCTCATTATAATCATAAGTCTTAAAATATTTTGCAATACTATTTTTTAAGACTTATGATTATACATTATAGTATTTTGCAATACTATTATAATCATTACACGCAGATACATTAGATAATTCATGTACATGAATTTGAACTCAAATTTGAGTCATAGAATCACCTAAATAGAAAAAACTGTCAACTTCCGAGTGTTATAGTTCAAGCTGGAAAAGTGAATTATTCGGTCGAGTGTAAGGAAAATGTCTTAAGGGGTAAGaataatattgttttttttttctttattttattatcgaTTGATAGCTGGatctagagatttattttcattCGTATTCACTTATTATTTTCGGCtcaattctttttttcttaCTTGCATTTGCTTAAGATTTTCGCAATTATTATATGTATGTTGTAAGACATCTCTACATGTCGTAAGAAGCGAGCATGCGATTATAGATAGTGGTGTTCGATTTGATGAATTTCATctcatgatattttatttgattaaacaTACTCGGCCCGTGAATTAATCTCGGGACAATGCCATATATAATTAGTCATGGTTTATGATTATTAACCTCCTTTATGACAaaatttatcttaattttttttttgataaattacataaataaataaagaaatttaaagatcacgcgacggaggactcgaacccaagaccatAGGTCTTGGAGACTTGGACATTAACCTCCTACACAGCTAGGTCAACACACAACACttatcttgattttttttttgataaattaacagtattaaataaagaaatttaaaggttgTACCACAGGAGACTcgttaggcattaaccccttaccgcttggtcAACACACGCACAGTATCTTCAAAAATCTTAAATCCACTTAGAGTTGTTAGGGCGGAGAGTCCCTTGGAAGCTATATAGAGGTAGGCTCCACCTTAGATCCACCCCTCCACAATGGGGGATTTCTATAAGGGGttttatgaattttaatttcattttgtaaaaataatgCATTCTAAGatttataaatattgaattttaaaatctaaaactctattaaatttaaattcaaaaattacaataattaaaataaaaaataattataaattaaaaattacaattaaaacgATTTGAAAACATACATTTTGAATTTCACTTTAAAGTGTAGACTTAGGGCATCCACAAAGGAGAGTCAAGGTGGGCTCTTAAAAGTGGTCCCcacctaggggtgagcaaaatcggACCAGAACCGATCGAGTTTTTCGTTCCCGGGCGGTTTTGGTTCATATATTGGTCCGGTCCGGTTCTATTTTGGTGGACCGAAAGATTATTGGTTCGGTTTCGGTCCGGGGGAGGCAAACCCGACGAAAAtcggaccgaaccgaatatatatattaaatatatatatatatatatatatatatatatatatatatatatatatatattattaatattttaattaatttcttaattctgaattttaatttttatcaaCATATTCTGAATTTTGAAATGAAACCTTAAGGCCTAATTTTTAGTGTATTGAATTATTATTGTTAAACAGGCTAAAATATGTTTAAAAATGAGATTTTTTTGGGTTTATTTCCAAACTGTCGGAAATCGTCGattggaccgaaccggaccgagaaCCGATGAGTGGTTTTGATCCGATTTGGTCCTAGGGTTTCAGTCGGTCCGATTCGGTTCAGTCCAGACCGACTGCTCACCCATATCCCCACCATTTAAGAGTCCACCCTCCACAATGGAATAGCGAACACCTTGGTGCGCGCCCGCGCCCGCCCCCCCATAGTGTATGTCCTTACAATATAAAGTGCACTATAAAAAGAGAAactatattaatttgattttgtattAAATCTCACAACTAAAAGTGTAGACTTCTCTACAATGTGAAATGCACTATAAAAAGAGaaattacatttaattaaaattaaaattattttcttatatttctaaaatcattttttttaaaggagtGCGTGCATCCCACATCTCCTCCTTAGAGCTAGGCTATTGAAATCGCGTCCTCCATCGAGCCTCCAAGTACGACAAGGCTCGAGCCTTTCGATCGAGCCTTCAATATTCCATATAAAGAATAGAAAATAGGACAAAAAATCTCACACGGCTTCAATATTCCATATAATAATACCAATAATACTATATGTAaaacaaattttgatttttttttttttttataatatgtctaaaaatgttgttattattattattattatatttgtattttagtaaaaaaaatgtctaaatgtattgaatgcccccaaaaaatttttagtaaatgttgaactatattatctatgaaaatgttgttattattattattattattattattattattattattattattattattattattattatatttgtattttagtaaaaaatgtctaaatgtattgaatgcccccaaaatttttttagtaaatgttttgaactatattatctatgaaaatgttgttgttattattattattattatatttgtattttagtaaaaaatgtctaaatgtattgaatgcccccaaaaaaattttttagtaaatgttgaactatattatctatgaaaatgttgttgttattattattattattattattattattattattattattattattattattattattattatatttgtattttagtaaaaaatgtctaaatgtattgaatgcccccaaaaaattttttagtaaatgttttgaactatattatctatgaaaatgttgttattattattattattattattattattattattattattattattattattattattattatatttgtattttagtaaaaaatgtctaaaatgtattgaatgccaaaaaaaaaatttagtaaatgttttgaactatattatctataaaaatgttgttattattatgattatatttgtattttagtaaaaaatgtctaaaatgtattgaatgccctcaaaaaaaaatttcgggggctaccgcccccgaaccccgtaacagttcagcccccccaaaaaaaaatcctagctcCGCCCCTGTGATGGAGCGAAATACAATGGTGAATAGAGGAGAGTGCACCGACTACGAAATCTTAGCTtagaaatgaagaaaaataattaggTAAACAGccccctttttttttcaagGCCTAAATCAAACCAGCTTGGCCATATGTCTTAATTACCTCTCTTTCCCCACACACCATGTGTCACCCAACACTTGTTTGAGATATTCATCTTGTTTTGTGATTTGAAATTTATTACTTACAATTCCTAAGAATTAATGTACCAAtgtttagaagtttgaattattcacacaattaattaattaaataaaatgattcATCATGAGCGTGGTGTGGTTATTTGGTGAGACGGCTTATCATTACATTTCTAAACTGGTTTTGCTTCTTCAAATCAACCTTTTCCCGACATGGGCATGTCTCCCTCGCCACCTGTCCACACCTTTCCTGGCCCCACGCGTAATCACACAACcgcctctctatctctctcttctttctctctctacatgAGGATGTGTATATAAATACGCCCCTCGAGAGCTGTGAAAGTATCGAGAACTGAAGTTAACGAGAAAGTTGGTTTATTATTGAAAAGTAGAGAGATTTtgtattattgaaaaaaaaaatggcagctTCTAAGGCTATGGTGATGTTGATGTTTGTGGCCGTCATGTCTGCTCTCTCCGCTGCATTTGCGCAGGGAGACTTCAGCTCCGCCCCCGCGCCGTCGCCTGACGCCGGTGCTGCTTGCTCTCTGCCACTCTCCGCCGCCGTCGTCGCTTCTTCATTGGCGGTGTCCCTCGTGGCTCTCGTCAGAAACTAATTTGATTATATTCTTATTGGGATTTGTGTGTTGGAGGGAtattcattcttttttatttcttgaGAGGTTACTTGCATTATTATTGGTATACACACTTACATAttgtttattttgttatttattacgTTGTGATGTTTTGTAGGTTAGAGAGAAAAATAAGAGTGTGAGACCTCTTTGTAGTTTGTACTAATATTACACCAGTTTTATATATtgttttatatttacttttgtatattgatttgtttgttcaTGAATTTGTTTTATGCAATTAGTTACTCCCCTATGTTTCCTTTTacatttaagaaaatttaaaaagaacGCACAAAATCAAAATGTTAAAACTGGAGAAATCAGACACCAGAAACTCTATTATACGTATTTATTTTCGACTCAACCATTCTTTCTGATGAaaataaaagattcatatagCAAGCAGGCCATTCAACTCTATTCTAACGTAatattatgataattaagttattagtattttattaaacCGAAATATCGAGCTTTTATAATTTGATCTAGACAAGTTCGTAACTTCTCCGGCCGTAGCCGTTCACCTTTATTTTCGCCTTACCTTTTGTGTGTAtgtgttggtcaagcggtaagAAATTAATGCTTAAGGCTAAAGTCTTAGATTCGAGTTATTTGTGGCGCGgactttaaatttctttatttaatattattaatttatataaaaaaaaaatgaccgtTCAGCTATATAGTATGAAAGAATTCATCAAATAGTATTCACTATCTCAAAGTTTTACACAAATAAAACTGAATGATGAAATTGAATATTGCATCTGATATATATATCATGAGAGTAGCATATGTTACAGTTACACCTTGGGTGCTAATGAGTAATGCTCAATTAGCATCATTCAACACCACTTTCAAAAATAAGCTATTACAAGAGCTACCAAAATGGGGTGTGTAATAAATACATGGTTCACACAATAGGAAAAATACAATGCACAACCCAGCCCTCCAAGGTAAGCCCAGTTTCTCATGTATCATATAATCAAAACAATGACTTTATTTTCGAACAAAACAACGGTAAATAACCAAAACCTCACTCTTGATATAGTTCATAGATATACATCATTTTCACTTTTCAATATAGTCCAACAGAACTACCCGTATATTAGGACCGGCAGGCCTCAAATCATGGAATCAGTGCTGTATCTGaaattgatgaagaaaaaaaaaagtatatcaTAATTCAGAATATAGATAGACTAAAATATACTACTCCATGTTTTACTTAATCTACAATGTTTAAGGCAAACTTTCACCCAATGACTACTAGCTTTTACTTTAGATAAATCTAAACCTTTTCTCCCTAAACAAGGCTTCGTACGATCACTAGATATCTTATTTCAACAAAAAGATGTTAACACACATGAAATGATACCAGCTCAAAACAATTTTATCTTACTTAGCGAACGCAGGCTTGCTCCACAGGTTGTTGAAATGTTAGTTGAACAGCACACCGCACACGAGAGTATACCACCAAAACCCCTTCTGCACGGTTAAGCTCGTTATTTACGACAAGAAACAAGCTCATGTACAAACATGGTAAAGTAGATGGCATAATTCAACTACTTTAATGAGAGCTCAATGAGTTTGCCGCATCATCAAGCACTTCATATTGTTTTTTTAAGAAAACGACCACATTCTAAGACCACTACTCGTTAAAACAATGGATCATTTCAACAGCATTAAATGAATCGTTGAGTTATTGGTAAAACAGAGAATGGAAAAAAATTATAGGTGACAGCACAGGGCATACATATCAATTGCTCGTTAGGAGATGTAAGATACTGACCTGGAAAAATAGTTGAAATCAAAATTGTTTAATCATCTTATCTGCAAGTTAAGAAAGTCGGAGATCCTGAAAGAATCATAATTAGCAGGTAAGAACATAAATCAAAcagaaaattaatataatagatcACCATAAACCAATGCCTCAAATGATGGTAGGAAAAAAGGACCTTATATCTTTGGGGATCACTGTATCTCCATCATCAGCCCCAACATGGCGTACAACAACTTCCTCAAGACGACCATCGTTAAATGCATGCTGTAAAAGTAGAGTCCACACAAATATTTGGGTGAGTGGGCATTCATTCAACAGAAACAGATATAAGAAAGTAAGCACAGAAAAGGAAAACATCAGCAACATGGCTATCAAAATTATAAGTGAGTTGGGAATAGAATAGTGTTTCAATGTGAAAACCCTCGATGCAAATAAATGCTTTGCCAGTTTTATTGTGCTAATAAATTACCGATTTTTAAAAGATCGCATAAAAACTAATTCCTTGGGTCCTCTATAGATTTTTCAGAACTAATATCAGAAAGGTTTACAACAAAATTCAGTCCATATATATCTTGGCAATGGCTAATATCTCGTTCCATCTAACAAATTTACATCCTACACATCAAATCCACTTAATGCTAACCATAAAGTAAACATTCAAGTATAACAAATAAAATCGCTGAGATAGCTACTAGAGAGGAAAGCTAGGCAGTTAGAATAGTCCACGTATAGAGAACTTTCTTCATAATAGAGTGTCAACTTTCTTACATTTAAAGAGAGTTTTATAAACAAAGTCATGCAGCATGAAGCACGAACTATGTTTAGAGTAGAATCAACATACCCTGTAGAAGCAACTTGTCCCAAATGGACAAGTTCCAGTTCCAAAGTCAAAGTGCTTGCAGTCAATAGACCTGAAACAGAATAAGTAGCAAATTACAATGGGTTGTTTCATGAGAGCGGGGAGTGGGAAGAGTGAGAGGTTAAGTTGTACCTCAGTCTTGTCTTATAGCTCTGAACAATATCTTGTTTTTCCTCACTCGAGGAATACCAAACGACACTAGGAATGACGAAGTATGAAAGTCTTCGACATATAGGGCAAGTTCTTACAGCAGAATTAACATTAATCCCAGAAGTTGGAGAACTACTGCGCCAATTTCTGATACATGATATGCAAAACGAATGGTCGCACTCTGATAGAATTCCGAATTTCCTTTCCGCTGATGTAGGCTTTGAGAGGACAGCCTCCAGACACACACTACACTCTATTTCTTGACTACCTCTTAGCGCTTCTAAATGTTTCCGCCTTTTCTCACAAGACTTCAAGTGCTCTTCTCTTTCTTGAGGCCTAAAGGGATGCAAGCATTGTTTCTCACAGATTGGACACAGGTCCCCATGAATGTGAGGGCAGTCTTCTCCTCGTGGGCATTCACCAACAGCAGCAAAAGAACATATACCACGATCGGATGTACCAACGTGGTTAGAATGGCCGATATGATAATCATCATTTAGCATATCACGATGCCCTGATCCCCCAACCCATGCAGGCGGTCCAGCGGAAGCTGAATGTTCAGCAGTAACATCTGCGGTCGACACTGGGCGCTCAATGGGGAGAGGACCTTCTGATGAAGAAAGAACTGTAGATGGGGAATGAGAAACTTTGACATGTTCATATCTGCATCGACTACCATATGTGCAAATCCCCTTTTGATAGAAGGTACATATCTGCAATATGCAGAAAAAGTAACTCAACAAAAATTCCAATAATCTCTCTGTAATCCAAGCAGGTTGAGAGAATGTTACATTGTTTGATGGGGCCTTCCAATCATGCGCAAATTCACAGTGCTCCCCTTTCAAGCATGCGCCATGAGCAAAGAATTTACACAGAACCCTGGAGTCAACATAACCAATACTCCATTTTTCACCCAAATCAAGAAACATATTTCTCAAAGACAAATCCAACATAGTATTCCAGAAATAGTCATTGAACCAAAAACAAGATACTATTTCTTGTAGTCACCACTACTTATATAGTTCTTCCTCAAGTCAACTCTCATTATTCTACCGCTAATGAGCCCCCTTTGAATGTTAACCAAAACAATTAGTGAATTTAAAAACAATTTGTCAAGAAGAATCTAAAATTCCAAATTGAACTCTCTGTTTTTTGCCTCCATTTTTTAGGGGAGGGAGAAGAAGGCCATCAAAACATGAAGTTTTTCAACTTCcatttctcccccttttccgaACATTTTCGTCTTTCCTAACCATCATTACTATGCCCAACCAAATTAAATGATACGCAACATTACAGAATTCGCCGACGATATTAAATccctaaaaaaaacaaataaagcaGAAAAAAACAAATTCAATAACATGATCGCTTGTGGATGAAATATGAATGGGGATTGCATCAAAAAGCATACCGTTTAGACATGGCGTTCGTGAGAATCCCTTAGGAAACTCACGAATTTGCTTGCTTGACTATAACGAAAAGAAGGCTCGCagtgaatgaatgaatgaatcaAGAAATTTGGAAGAAATTGGGAGCGTATATAGGGGTGGTGGAGGTTGCTAGATGCAAACCAGAGTCCTCCACTTTCAAGGATTACGCCTCGTTTCTCTCTGGCGTGTATGCCGTTGCTGCATTTTGCTCAATATAGTATCCAACACCATATTATATAAACATACcatatcaaatactccctccgtccgcaaaaagtatggcacaattactatatttggcgtccgtaaaaagtattccactttcctttttaagtcatggtcccaccatccacctttatattttatccttacaaacactctttatttacaaaaaacccaccccaaattcaatctccaCCACATATCTcaaaaagtggtgggaccctttctccactacatcaacatcatcaccaattttattaatctccgtgcccagccaaagtgccatacttttggcggacggagggagtactacaaCAAACAATAATAAATGTTAGATGCATTTCGTCCAATTTGAATTTGCCATTGCATCTtctaattcatttttttcaaataaaaatcacctGCGATCGCTTTTTCATAAATGCGTATTTCGAATTCATGATTTCGACTGAATTAGTAAACTTTTACGAAGTTATCTTCTGATGCATTTGATCCTTTTTTGCATTCGTCTCGGATTAATCGACTGAAGTTCAGTAGGTAGGATCAATATTAAATCCATGTGCAAATTTCTTACAACACTTGGATTCATCATTCATGTAAGAAACGAATCAAGGAAGAAAATCAGAGTTTATCATATATTAGCACTTAAAAACACCTAATGCTATTAAGAGTTAATGTACAAATTAGTTTCTAAGTTTATTCAAAGAGCCAATTAGGAAAATGACTTGGGAAATTTTGACATCTTGATCTATCAATGACTCATTGACTACTATAGAAGTGGTTTTTTCTTTTACAAACGTTGATATTAGCTATAacatcctcatttattttattttctaaggataatttactaattcaatataaatttaAGTTCTCTTTATTTTGATATACGTGTGTTGAAGCAACCATTTACCTAATTAAAAAGGAACCCACTTGTCTTGCACCTATCTATCTCTGACCTTAGATGTGACCTATATTAATGTTTGTCTTATTCCTTATTCACTTATATTATcattaatactccattcgtccctcaaataactttctaAGAGCATCAGCATCGCTGGGTGCgaaggccggatcgaacccggcctatcgcacccagcgcCGTTGCTGCACCCGGGAGCGAAGGGAGGGGGGCGatgtgtcacgaccggccctaattaaggataattaagccgggaaaaccgtgactaatggagggagattagaagcggggtagaaagggggataatcaaacaaggaaggatcgcatttcatcattgttaacaaaagggatataatataacggaggtttagtcgtatagactcaaataactagtaagttcggataactccgacttagccaaaataacataaaacttctgagtacgcagcggaataaggttctgattacatgtatgaagacatgtatccctagagttcattaatacataataagacaaaagagtcccgctcgtcacttcatcaccatcggcagctactcaacctgcacatttagaaatatatgcagggctgagtacaaaagtactcagtgggcacgtatgcctaagtataaagaTACAtacttcaaaactgtaaattgtcatgccatcataaacagtacagcaagggagtttttcgctaaaaaggcccaagcttactaagttcatttgtgattcttaaagttcgtctgcagactaagttctcttgtaatctatcatatctggaactttgtgccggagaggtggccacctctcacggtcacttgaccggccaacccgctagatgactcacggtcactggtgtacactagccctggcaggatagctatcaactgctcaggacccgaattcgattgcataataactggcaaagccacatcagatagatatcataccaaacattgaaacatttatggcaagacaacagttgaaaaaATTTCCAGTTCAAgaattttgcaatgaaataactgttcaaacataacattaaactcgtttgatagatatataaaactgaaattaacagttaaatcatctcatgcattcattcgtataagaggcctacgacacgcaggggatctctatatacgtataataaaagtaatgcccacctgatagaaacttcctgtggtacagtagctccttgattgattattaatctcgcacttgacctttattacgagaatataaataaggtactgctcgagcaaaatcttcaaataatgagaatacgaaattaacgatgcatgatcctcttatgcacgaattattattctgaaataataatcagggaaatTCTATTGtcaatccaggctatcggatttaaacaaaagctaagtctcgtctcatgaagccagataattaactaaaattaatccgttctcatcagggtgttctaatccgccaattaaataaatctcacTCGAGGTAATTGATAGTAGTAAATAACTAATTCAGTCTATTCGCTGTATAACCTCGTAAAATTGACCCCGGGCTAAAGAAAATAGGAACTATAGTAATACTATAAGTTCGAATAATTAGAAGGcccaacataaggcagcctaataattaatatgaaaggcccaattgaaataattcattggcttaagtaattaaataaatcttggcccaatgcataaataattgattaattagctgggctcaaataaataaagtatgCAAGGCCCAGCAGCAATTAAATAAACctcggcccaaagaaataaaataacaaggGTCTAATTGAATGTTTAAAAACAGTCCAATTAAAATAAGGTCTGCTGGGCTTCAGATGAAAGAATCGGCCCAAAGAGTTACATAATTCGGCCcgattgaaataaaataacaaggCCCAGCTTTGCCTCATGTtcggtcctctctctctcattttcaaCATCAGTCGGCCCCCTTTCTTCTCAAAACAGTCGAGTCTTCTCGCCCCAAAACAGTCGGCCTCCCTCAACATCAGTCCAGGCTCCAGTCGCCGTCTCTGCTCCGACCGGCGTCGGCTGTCGCCGATCCTAGGTCCGGCGTGGCCGcacccgcctctctctctcattttctctCTTGCTGACAGTTCGTCCGAGGCGAGaagggcgagccctaattcctCCCTGACATTGCAATCGCCGCTGCCGCCGCTTCCACTCCCGGCGAACAGCCGTGGTCTCGTTCGTCCTCCTGCGT includes these proteins:
- the LOC131022237 gene encoding putative RING-type E3 ubiquitin transferase C3H69; amino-acid sequence: MSKRVLCKFFAHGACLKGEHCEFAHDWKAPSNNICTFYQKGICTYGSRCRYEHVKVSHSPSTVLSSSEGPLPIERPVSTADVTAEHSASAGPPAWVGGSGHRDMLNDDYHIGHSNHVGTSDRGICSFAAVGECPRGEDCPHIHGDLCPICEKQCLHPFRPQEREEHLKSCEKRRKHLEALRGSQEIECSVCLEAVLSKPTSAERKFGILSECDHSFCISCIRNWRSSSPTSGINVNSAVRTCPICRRLSYFVIPSVVWYSSSEEKQDIVQSYKTRLRSIDCKHFDFGTGTCPFGTSCFYRHAFNDGRLEEVVVRHVGADDGDTVIPKDIRISDFLNLQIR